In a genomic window of Punica granatum isolate Tunisia-2019 chromosome 6, ASM765513v2, whole genome shotgun sequence:
- the LOC116210597 gene encoding ammonium transporter 3 member 3-like: MAENQTGFVFPAGLALDNSTPPWHSKADSGWQLTAATMVGLQSVPGLVILYGSMVKKKWAINSAFMALYAFAAVLLCWVLWAHHMSFGTDELTHILGKPGLALSEKALLDQQVSYKIPVADFVYFQFAFAAITVILLAGSLLGRMSFYAWMWFVPLWVTFSYTVGAYTVWSQKGFQKFGINIIDYAGGFVIHLSSGVAGFTAAYWVGPRHSHDRQNSPPNNIIQVLGGAGFLWMGWTGFNGGAPFSAGLTTSLAILNTHLCTATSLFVWLAMDMIFYEKSSVIGAVQGMITGLVCITPAAGVVESWAAMLMGTMSGSIPWYTMMVLHRRYAFFQKVDDTLAVFHTHAVAGTLGGLMSGILAKPHLLDILYGEGTYNPGLLYSLLQGRPSEGFTQLRNQLIGVAFITAWNVLFTSLICILISRIVNLRMAEEELEIGDNAVHGEEAYALWGDGERLQVRLQMPPRFPSICRCLV, translated from the exons ATGGCCGAGAACCAAACCGGCTTTGTCTTCCCGGCAGGCCTCGCTCTCGATAATTCGACTCCGCCGTGGCACAGCAAGGCAGACAGCGGATGGCAGCTGACCGCCGCCACCATGGTGGGCCTCCAGAGCGTCCCCGGGCTCGTGATCCTCTACGGCAGCATGGTGAAGAAGAAGTGGGCCATCAACTCCGCCTTCATGGCGCTCTACGCCTTCGCAGCCGTCCTCCTCTGCTGGGTCCTTTGGGCCCACCACATGTCCTTCGGGACTGATGAGCTCACCCACATCCTCGGCAAACCAGGGTTGGCCCTCTCCGAGAAGGCCTTGCTCGATCAGCAGGTCTCCTACAAGATACCTGTGGCAGACTTCGTCTACTTCCAGTTCGCCTTTGCCGCGATCACAGTGATACTACTGGCTGGGTCGCTCCTCGGGAGGATGAGCTTCTATGCGTGGATGTGGTTCGTGCCGCTCTGGGTGACGTTCTCCTATACTGTTGGGGCTTACACTGTCTGGAGCCAGAAAGGGTTCCAGAAATTTGGGATCAACATCATCGATTACGCCGGCGGTTTCGTGATCCATCTTTCCTCCGGTGTTGCCGGATTCACTGCTGCTTACTGG GTCGGCCCAAGGCACTCGCACGATAGGCAGAACTCCCCACCGAACAACATAATTCAAGTGCTGGGAGGAGCCGGGTTCCTGTGGATGGGTTGGACGGGTTTCAACGGCGGCGCACCATTCTCAGCTGGCCTCACAACTTCACTGGCCATCCTCAACACCCACCTCTGCACTGCCACTAGCCTCTTCGTGTGGCTCGCCATGGACATGATCTTCTACGAGAAGAGCTCTGTGATCGGAGCTGTCCAGGGGATGATCACCGGCCTCGTCTGCATCACTCCAGCCGCAG GAGTCGTTGAGTCGTGGGCAGCAATGTTGATGGGAACCATGTCCGGTTCGATCCCGTGGTACACTATGATGGTCCTGCACCGGAGATACGCCTTCTTCCAGAAGGTTGATGATACGCTGGCTGTCTTCCACACCCATGCCGTGGCTGGAACCCTAGGGGGACTAATGTCCGGCATCCTGGCCAAGCCTCACCTCCTAGACATTCTGTACGGCGAGGGCACCTACAACCCCGGTCTACTTTACAGCCTACTACAGGGAAGGCCCTCCGAGGGGTTTACCCAGCTGAGGAACCAGCTGATTGGGGTGGCCTTCATCACCGCGTGGAACGTCCTGTTCACGAGCCTCATCTGTATTCTGATAAGCCGTATTGTGAACCTGAGGATGGCTGAGGAGGAGCTTGAGATCGGGGACAATGCCGTCCATGGGGAGGAAGCCTACGCACTTTGGGGGGATGGAGAGAGGTTGCAAGTAAGACTCCAGATGCCTCCAAGGTTTCCTTCCATCTGCCGCTGTCTCGTCTAA
- the LOC116210599 gene encoding bifunctional nuclease 2 — protein MPVPFTYSTTTSSLLPPPSSISLTESHSLIGIPAGSCRMIGVGAPFSGRTALRFPAAADQPSGSRSVACSPACFSGFPPSARLCQRKKLRCGFRSILISCKSSSRGSSGGRSVGSDDGSDGDYLPASLLLAETVSHYCMLQQGYEEEVKWLIARQFHPFSMQVKGPRADSGLISQDFLRRFPNPTIFLKITCDGDFVLPIIVGEYSIEKLIDAHRGDDNRNCPDQFQFVKSLPEKFGYKIEMVRITERVVNTYFARLYFSKPGETELFSVDARPSDAINVAYRCQVPVYVNKQIVLTDAIRIGYGADRSRDARPVYDVSLDSAAEGPDILVEELDLVKSMNLAIKEERYIDAAMWRDKLRKLRKSKT, from the exons ATGCCTGTTCCCTTTACGTACTCAACCACCACCTCCTCCCTCCTCCCTCCTCCCTCCTCCATTTCCTTGACGGAGAGTCACTCTCTCATCGGAATCCCCGCCGGAAGCTGTAGGATGATCGGCGTCGGTGCTCCATTCTCCGGGCGCACAGCCCTACGCTTCCCAGCCGCCGCTGACCAGCCGAGCGGGAGCCGGTCGGTCGCCTGCAGTCCGGCCTGCTTCTCTGGCTTCCCGCCTTCGGCTCGACTGTGCCAGCGGAAGAAGCTGCGGTGTGGGTTCCGTTCGATCCTCATTTCGTGCAAGTCGTCGTCCCGGGGGAGCTCCGGCGGCAGATCGGTCGGCTCTGATGACGGCAGCGATGGGGACTACCTCCCGGCGTCTCTGCTGCTTGCAG AGACTGTGTCTCACTACTGCATGCTGCAGCAAGGATACGAAGAAGAAGTAAAATGGCTGATCGCACGTCAATTTCACCCTTTCTCTATGCAAGTGAAGGGACCGAGAGCAGATTCTGGTTTAATTAGCCAGGATTTCCTTCGTCGTTTTCCTAATCCaacaatttttcttaaaatcaCTTGTGATGGGGACTTTGTTCTGCCGATTATTGTAG GGGAATATTCCATTGAAAAGCTCATTGATGCCCATCGGGGAGATGATAATCGG AATTGTCCGGACCAGTTTCAGTTTGTGAAGAGCCTTCCGGAAAAATTTGGTTACAAa ATAGAGATGGTCAGGATTACAGAAAGGGTGGTCAATACTTACTTTGCCAGATTGTATTTCAGCAAG CCTGGGGAAACTGAGTTATTTAGTGTAGATGCCCGTCCGTCAGATGCCATAAATGTAGCATACAGATGCcag GTGCCGGTATATGTCAATAAGCAGATTGTCCTAACCGATGCTATTAGGATTGGCTATGGCGCAGACAGATCACGTGATGCGAGACCTGTTTATGATGTCTCACTTGACAG TGCTGCAGAAGGACCTGATATACTTGTTGAGGAACTTGATCTCGTGAAAAGTATGAATTTAGCCATCAAAGAGGAAAGATACATCGATGCAG CCATGTGGAGGGATAAGTTAAGGAAGCTTCGCAAATCAAAGACGTGA
- the LOC116210598 gene encoding ankyrin repeat domain-containing protein, chloroplastic, with amino-acid sequence MSVPNLLNPQIRRPFSFPPSSILSSTTSYKLPLLKTPKFRGKVCCLSNSSQTSVSQQNYFLEEEHVIGDCLVFEDGIFEDPYLHRQTNYESHVSDKPNKKKLNEVEPQNLVPDDWREVQAELNISKKDKRKIAQELEFGRRVEKRKQGYAPLRSVSLEEYKAYREAKLAQLKPVVLDNPTSFTGKEDDKEDSEGEKRESERVVPKNPRRAVYGRGLEDVTEFFNSGNYEPGGRSVEGPGKLFTKEEKMLLNKRVPDLAAASSDKWLPLHTLAASGEFYLVDALLKHDVDINSVDKDCSTALHKAIIGKKQAITNYLLRESADPLVRDKDGATLLHYAVQTASSQAIKILLLYNVDINLQDNDGWTPLHLAVQTRRTDIVRLLLIKGADRTIRNQDGLTPLELCLYSGRDSRTYELIKLLKQLPGSR; translated from the exons ATGTCAGTACCAAACTTGCTGAATCCCCAGATCCGAAGACCATTCTCTTTCCCTCCATCTTCGATTCTTTCTTCCACCACCTCTTACAAGCTTCCACTTCTTAAAACACCCAAATTCCGCGGAAAAGTTTGTTGCCTATCAAATTCTTCCCAAACCTCAGTTTCCCagcaaaattattttctcgaGGAAGAGCATGTAATCGGGGACTGTCTTGTGTTTGAAGATGGGATCTTTGAAGATCCGTATCTCCATAGGCAAACAAACTATGAAAGTCACGTGTCAGATAAACCCAATAAAAAGAAGTTGAATGAAGTTGAACCTCAGAATTTGGTGCCAGACGACTGGAGAGAGGTGCAAGCAGAGCTAAATATCAGCAAGAAAGACAAACGAAAGATTGCCCAGGAGTTGGAATTTGGTCGCAGAGTGGAGAAGAGAAAACAGGGATATGCGCCTTTAAGGAGTGTCAGCTTGGAAGAATACAAGGCGTACAGAGAGGCTAAGTTGGCACAGTTGAAACCGGTTGTGCTTGATAATCCCACTAGTTTCACTGGGAAAGAGGATGATAAGGAAGATTCTGaaggagaaaaaagagagtCTGAAAGGGTGGTGCCAAAGAATCCCAGAAGGGCAGTTTATGGAAGGGGGTTGGAGGATGTAACTGAGTTCTTCAATAGTGGGAACTATGAGCCTGGCGGTAGAAGTGTTGAAG GTCCGGGGAAACTATTCacaaaagaggaaaagatgTTGCTAAATAAGCGGGTTCCAGACCTAGCCGCTGCCTCTTCT GACAAATGGCTACCTCTACACACTCTTGCTGCATCAGGAGAATTTTATCTTGTAGATGCTTTGCTAAAGCATGATGTAGACATCAATTCAGTAGATAAG GATTGCTCGACTGCACTTCACAAAGCAATCATTGGTAAAAAGCAGGCAATTACCAACTATTTATTAAGAGAATCTGCTGACCCACTTGTTCGGGATAAG GATGGTGCGACCTTGCTACACTATGCAGTGCAAACAGCTTCAAGTCAGGCGATTAAGATTCTTCTTTTGTACAATGTAGACATAAACCTCcaggacaat GATGGATGGACTCCGCTGCATCTGGCTGTTCAGACAAGAAGAACTGATATTGTGAGGCTCTTGTTAATCAAAGGAGCTGATAGGACGATAAGGAACCAG GATGGTTTGACTCCACTGGAGCTATGCCTGTACTCGGGTCGGGATTCAAGGACTTACGAGCTCATCAAACTTCTGAAGCAGCTTCCAGGGTCACGATAA
- the LOC116210607 gene encoding phospholipase D delta isoform X1: MADLQPDQTVYLHGDLDLLIIEACNLPNMDVFSSRLRSCVTACGACAPTAAQPSAAAGDAGELDSGHRPKIITSDPYVTVVVPQATVARTRVLKNSRNPKWNQRFHIPLAHPVVDLEFQVKDDDVFGSEVIGTAKISAAEIAKDQTIEGWYRLTGSYCKPNTKISLKMTFTSVDKNPIYQRGIAGQPEKRGVTDTYFPLRKGGHVTLYQDAHVPDGLLPEIELDGGKVFRHEKCWEDICYAISEAHHLIYIVGWSVFHKIRLVREPTRPLPRGGNLNLGELLKYKSEEGVRVLLLVWDDKTSHNKYFINTEGVMQTHDEETRKFFKHSSVNCVLAPRYASSKIGILKQQVVGTMFTHHQKCVLVDTQATGNNRKITAFIGGIDLCDGRYDTPEHRLFRDLDTIFKDDFHNPTFPPGSKAPRQPWHDLHCRIDGNAAYDVLINFEQRWRKATRWKEFSLFFKGKTQWHDDSLIKIERISWFLSPFPPESPGRGTVSSFSKEKEERITKVPKDNPLLYVSREEDPENWHVQVFRSIDSGSVKGFPTKNKSLAESQHLIVAKNILIDGSIQTAYIQAIRSAQHFIYIENQYFLGSSYGWPSYKNAGADNLIPMEIALKIASKIRANERFAAYIIIPMWPEGDPKTATVQEILYWQSQTMQMMYGVVAEELKRSEHQDLHPQDFLNFYCLGKREEIPNDSSNDANGAAVTEAYKSRRFMIYVHAKGMIVDDEYVILGSANINQRSLAGTKDTEIAMGAYQPHHSWAKKRRHPRGQVYGYRMSLWAEHLGHIEDCFEEPKSLECVRKVNEMADSNWRDFAAENFTPLQGHLLKYPMKVEQDGTVGPLRENECFPDTGGKVLGTHSTALPDVLTT, encoded by the exons ATGGCGGATCTGCAGCCGGATCAGACCGTCTACCTCCACGGCGACCTCGACCTTCTTATCATAGAAGCCTGCAACCTCCCTAACATGGACGTCTTCTCCAGCCGCCTCCGCAGCTGTGTCACGGCTTGCGGCGCTTGCGCCCCGACCGCCGCCCAGCCGAGTGCCGCCGCAGGGGATGCCGGGGAGCTGGACTCCGGGCACCGCCCGAAGATCATCACCAGCGACCCCTATGTCACCGTCGTGGTCCCGCAGGCCACCGTGGCCCGGACCCGCGTCCTCAAGAACTCGAGGAACCCCAAGTGGAACCAGCGGTTCCATATCCCCTTAGCCCACCCCGTTGTCGACCTTGAGTTCCAGGTGAAGGACGATGACGTCTTCGGTTCGGAGGTCATTGGGACGGCGAAAATATCGGCAGCCGAAATTGCAAAGGACCAGACCATCGAGGGCTGGTACCGCCTCACCGGCTCCTACTGCAAGCCCAACACTAAAATTAGTCTCAAGATGACCTTCACTTCAGTGGACAAAAACCCGATTTACCAACGCGGGATCGCAGGGCAGCCCGAGAAACGAGGCGTTACCGACACCTACTTCCCTCTTCGGAAGGGCGGCCATGTGACCCTGTACCAGGACGCCCACGTCCCTGACGGGCTGTTGCCCGAAATCGAATTGGACGGCGGGAAGGTATTCAGGCACGAGAAGTGCTGGGAAGACATCTGCTATGCAATCTCCGAGGCTCATCATTTGATATACATTGTTGGCTGGTCTGTGTTCCATAAGATTCGGCTCGTCAGAGAGCCCACCCGCCCTCTCCCTCGAGGCGGGAACTTGAACCTCGGGGAGCTCCTCAAGTATAAATCTGAGGAAGGGGTTCGGGTCTTGCTGCTCGTCTGGGACGACAAGACATCGCATAACAAGTATTTTATCAACACG GAAGGGGTGATGCAGACCCATGATGAAGAGACCCGGAAGTTCTTCAAGCATTCGTCTGTAAACTGTGTGCTGGCCCCACGTTACGCTAGCAGTAAGATTGGCATTCTGAAACAACAG GTTGTTGGGACAATGTTTACCCACCACCAAAAATGTGTCCTTGTTGACACGCAAGCAACAGGTAATAATAGGAAGATTACAGCATTTATTGGAGGCATCGATCTCTGTGACGGTCGATACGACACGCCCGAGCACAGGCTGTTCCGAGACTTGGACACAATATTTAAGGACGATTTTCATAATCCTACATTTCCT CCTGGATCAAAGGCTCCCAGACAACCTTGGCATGACCTCCACTGCAGGATTGATGGAAACGCTGCCTATGATGTCCTCATAAACTTTGAGCAGCGCTGGCGTAAAGCTACTCGATGGAAGGAATTCAGCCTTTTCTTCAAAGGAAAAACTCAATGGCATGATGATTCCTTGATCAAGATAGAGCGAATTTCTTGGTTTTTAAGCCCTTTCCCCCCCGAGTCACCTGGTCGTGGAACGGTGTCTTCCTTCTcgaaggaaaaggaagaacgTATTACAAAAGTCCCCAAGGATAATCCCCTGCTCTATGTGTCAAGGGAAGAAGATCCAGAGAACTGGCATGTTCAG GTTTTTCGGTCTATTGACTCGGGATCAGTGAAGGGTTTtccaacaaaaaataaatctttGGCTGAATCACAG CATCTTATAGTTGCGAAGAATATCCTAATAGATGGAAGCATCCAAACTGCGTATATTCAGGCAATCAGATCTGCCCagcattttatatatattgaaaatcaaTATTTTCTCGGATCATCATATGGGTGGCCTTCATACAAAAATGCAG GTGCTGATAATCTTATTCCAATGGAAATAGCTCTGAAAATAGCTAGCAAAATTAGGGCGAATGAGAGATTCGCAGCATATATCATTATTCCGATGTGGCCTGAGGGTGATCCGAAAACTGCTACTGTCCAAGAAATTCTTTATTGGCAG AGTCAGACCATGCAAATGATGTATGGAGTGGTTGCAGAGGAACTTAAGAGGTCGGAACATCAGGATCTTCATCCTCAAGATTTCTTGAACTTCTATTGCCTTGGTAAAAGGGAGGAAATTCCCAATGACTCGTCAAACGATGCCAATGGCGCTGCG GTGACAGAAGCATATAAATCTCGGCGGTTCATGATTTACGTACATGCCAAGGGAATGATAGTCGATGACGAGTATGTTATATTGGGATCAGCAAACATTAACCAGAGGTCCTTGGCGGGTACTAAAGATACAGAGATCGCAATGGGAGCATATCAGCCGCACCATTCTTGGGCCAAGAAGAGGAGGCATCCCCGTGGTCAG GTATATGGGTACAGAATGTCATTGTGGGCCGAGCATCTCGGGCACATTGAGGACTGCTTTGAGGAGCCCAAGAGCCTCGAGTGTGTGAGGAAGGTGAATGAGATGGCAGACAGCAACTGGAGGGACTTTGCAGCTGAGAATTTCACCCCGCTCCAGGGCCACCTTCTCAAGTATCCCATGAAGGTTGAACAGGATGGTACGGTCGGACCTTTACGTGAAAATGAGTGCTTCCCCGATACCGGCGGTAAAGTTCTAGGTACCCATTCCACTGCACTTCCCGATGTCCTCACCACGTAG
- the LOC116210607 gene encoding phospholipase D delta isoform X2: protein MADLQPDQTVYLHGDLDLLIIEACNLPNMDVFSSRLRSCVTACGACAPTAAQPSAAAGDAGELDSGHRPKIITSDPYVTVVVPQATVARTRVLKNSRNPKWNQRFHIPLAHPVVDLEFQVKDDDVFGSEVIGTAKISAAEIAKDQTIEGWYRLTGSYCKPNTKISLKMTFTSVDKNPIYQRGIAGQPEKRGVTDTYFPLRKGGHVTLYQDAHVPDGLLPEIELDGGKVFRHEKCWEDICYAISEAHHLIYIVGWSVFHKIRLVREPTRPLPRGGNLNLGELLKYKSEEGVRVLLLVWDDKTSHNKYFINTEGVMQTHDEETRKFFKHSSVNCVLAPRYASSKIGILKQQVVGTMFTHHQKCVLVDTQATGNNRKITAFIGGIDLCDGRYDTPEHRLFRDLDTIFKDDFHNPTFPPGSKAPRQPWHDLHCRIDGNAAYDVLINFEQRWRKATRWKEFSLFFKGKTQWHDDSLIKIERISWFLSPFPPESPGRGTVSSFSKEKEERITKVPKDNPLLYVSREEDPENWHVQVFRSIDSGSVKGFPTKNKSLAESQHLIVAKNILIDGSIQTAYIQAIRSAQHFIYIENQYFLGSSYGWPSYKNAGADNLIPMEIALKIASKIRANERFAAYIIIPMWPEGDPKTATVQEILYWQSQTMQMMYGVVAEELKRSEHQDLHPQDFLNFYCLGKREEIPNDSSNDANGAAQSH from the exons ATGGCGGATCTGCAGCCGGATCAGACCGTCTACCTCCACGGCGACCTCGACCTTCTTATCATAGAAGCCTGCAACCTCCCTAACATGGACGTCTTCTCCAGCCGCCTCCGCAGCTGTGTCACGGCTTGCGGCGCTTGCGCCCCGACCGCCGCCCAGCCGAGTGCCGCCGCAGGGGATGCCGGGGAGCTGGACTCCGGGCACCGCCCGAAGATCATCACCAGCGACCCCTATGTCACCGTCGTGGTCCCGCAGGCCACCGTGGCCCGGACCCGCGTCCTCAAGAACTCGAGGAACCCCAAGTGGAACCAGCGGTTCCATATCCCCTTAGCCCACCCCGTTGTCGACCTTGAGTTCCAGGTGAAGGACGATGACGTCTTCGGTTCGGAGGTCATTGGGACGGCGAAAATATCGGCAGCCGAAATTGCAAAGGACCAGACCATCGAGGGCTGGTACCGCCTCACCGGCTCCTACTGCAAGCCCAACACTAAAATTAGTCTCAAGATGACCTTCACTTCAGTGGACAAAAACCCGATTTACCAACGCGGGATCGCAGGGCAGCCCGAGAAACGAGGCGTTACCGACACCTACTTCCCTCTTCGGAAGGGCGGCCATGTGACCCTGTACCAGGACGCCCACGTCCCTGACGGGCTGTTGCCCGAAATCGAATTGGACGGCGGGAAGGTATTCAGGCACGAGAAGTGCTGGGAAGACATCTGCTATGCAATCTCCGAGGCTCATCATTTGATATACATTGTTGGCTGGTCTGTGTTCCATAAGATTCGGCTCGTCAGAGAGCCCACCCGCCCTCTCCCTCGAGGCGGGAACTTGAACCTCGGGGAGCTCCTCAAGTATAAATCTGAGGAAGGGGTTCGGGTCTTGCTGCTCGTCTGGGACGACAAGACATCGCATAACAAGTATTTTATCAACACG GAAGGGGTGATGCAGACCCATGATGAAGAGACCCGGAAGTTCTTCAAGCATTCGTCTGTAAACTGTGTGCTGGCCCCACGTTACGCTAGCAGTAAGATTGGCATTCTGAAACAACAG GTTGTTGGGACAATGTTTACCCACCACCAAAAATGTGTCCTTGTTGACACGCAAGCAACAGGTAATAATAGGAAGATTACAGCATTTATTGGAGGCATCGATCTCTGTGACGGTCGATACGACACGCCCGAGCACAGGCTGTTCCGAGACTTGGACACAATATTTAAGGACGATTTTCATAATCCTACATTTCCT CCTGGATCAAAGGCTCCCAGACAACCTTGGCATGACCTCCACTGCAGGATTGATGGAAACGCTGCCTATGATGTCCTCATAAACTTTGAGCAGCGCTGGCGTAAAGCTACTCGATGGAAGGAATTCAGCCTTTTCTTCAAAGGAAAAACTCAATGGCATGATGATTCCTTGATCAAGATAGAGCGAATTTCTTGGTTTTTAAGCCCTTTCCCCCCCGAGTCACCTGGTCGTGGAACGGTGTCTTCCTTCTcgaaggaaaaggaagaacgTATTACAAAAGTCCCCAAGGATAATCCCCTGCTCTATGTGTCAAGGGAAGAAGATCCAGAGAACTGGCATGTTCAG GTTTTTCGGTCTATTGACTCGGGATCAGTGAAGGGTTTtccaacaaaaaataaatctttGGCTGAATCACAG CATCTTATAGTTGCGAAGAATATCCTAATAGATGGAAGCATCCAAACTGCGTATATTCAGGCAATCAGATCTGCCCagcattttatatatattgaaaatcaaTATTTTCTCGGATCATCATATGGGTGGCCTTCATACAAAAATGCAG GTGCTGATAATCTTATTCCAATGGAAATAGCTCTGAAAATAGCTAGCAAAATTAGGGCGAATGAGAGATTCGCAGCATATATCATTATTCCGATGTGGCCTGAGGGTGATCCGAAAACTGCTACTGTCCAAGAAATTCTTTATTGGCAG AGTCAGACCATGCAAATGATGTATGGAGTGGTTGCAGAGGAACTTAAGAGGTCGGAACATCAGGATCTTCATCCTCAAGATTTCTTGAACTTCTATTGCCTTGGTAAAAGGGAGGAAATTCCCAATGACTCGTCAAACGATGCCAATGGCGCTGCG CAATCCCACTAA